The following are encoded in a window of Blattabacterium cuenoti genomic DNA:
- a CDS encoding CTP synthase: protein METKYVFVTGGVTSSLGKGIVSASLGMLLKRRGYKVTIQKMDPYFNIDPGTINPYEHGECFVTRDGAETDLDLGHYERFLDQPTTKNNNVTSGMIYKTVIDNERRGIYLGETVQVIPHITNEIKKRIKELGKTNDYDIIITEIGGTVGDIEILPYIETVRQLKWELGESNGLVVHLTLLPYISVTGEIKTKPTQHSVRNLMENGIQADILVCRTEKHISKGIRNKLALFCNVKPENVIESINTKIIYDIPCLLHVQNFDRVVLNHLNLSTLITPNLKKWKIFLKKYKNPKCEIRIALVGKYVSLHDSYKSITEALIHAGTVNETYVNIKWIYSGMIKEKNIKEYFEGISGILIAPGFGNRGIEGKILAAKYARENKIPFLGICLGMQIAVIEFARNVLKIQEAESSETNPKTSHPVISLMKEQKNIMQKGGTMRLGDWKCSLIETSKIFSIYGKKDIFERHRHRYEFNNAYLESFSNAGMKVVGINPETGLVEAIELDNHVFFLGVQYHPEYNSTVTHPHPLFTYFVQISKNYKSFDSQNYHYV from the coding sequence ATGGAAACAAAATATGTTTTTGTTACAGGAGGAGTAACTTCTTCCTTAGGAAAGGGAATTGTATCTGCTTCTTTAGGTATGTTATTAAAGCGTAGAGGTTATAAAGTCACTATTCAAAAAATGGATCCTTATTTCAATATAGATCCAGGGACCATAAATCCTTATGAACATGGAGAGTGTTTTGTAACTAGAGATGGAGCGGAAACAGATTTAGATTTAGGACATTATGAACGTTTTTTAGATCAACCAACAACAAAAAATAATAATGTTACATCTGGGATGATATATAAAACCGTTATTGATAATGAGAGAAGAGGAATTTATTTAGGAGAAACAGTACAAGTCATCCCTCATATAACTAATGAAATTAAAAAACGTATTAAAGAGCTTGGAAAAACTAATGATTATGACATTATTATTACTGAAATAGGAGGTACAGTAGGAGATATAGAAATTCTTCCTTATATCGAGACTGTTCGTCAATTAAAATGGGAATTAGGAGAATCCAATGGATTGGTTGTTCATCTAACTTTATTACCTTATATATCAGTAACTGGAGAAATAAAAACAAAACCTACACAACATTCTGTTAGAAATTTAATGGAAAATGGAATTCAAGCAGATATTTTAGTTTGTAGAACAGAAAAACATATATCTAAAGGCATTCGTAATAAATTGGCTTTATTTTGTAATGTCAAACCAGAAAATGTAATTGAATCTATCAATACTAAAATTATTTATGATATTCCATGTTTGTTACATGTACAAAATTTTGATAGAGTAGTTTTAAATCATTTAAATTTGTCCACTTTGATTACTCCGAATTTGAAAAAATGGAAAATTTTTTTGAAAAAGTATAAAAATCCTAAATGTGAAATAAGAATTGCTCTAGTTGGAAAATATGTTTCTTTGCATGATTCGTATAAATCTATTACAGAAGCATTAATTCACGCTGGAACAGTCAATGAAACTTATGTAAATATAAAATGGATTTATTCCGGAATGATCAAAGAAAAAAATATAAAAGAATATTTTGAGGGAATTTCTGGAATTTTAATTGCTCCTGGATTTGGAAATAGAGGGATAGAAGGAAAAATATTAGCTGCCAAATATGCTAGAGAAAATAAAATTCCTTTTTTAGGCATATGTTTAGGAATGCAAATAGCCGTAATAGAGTTTGCTAGAAATGTATTGAAAATACAAGAAGCAGAAAGTTCTGAAACTAATCCAAAAACTTCTCATCCAGTTATTAGTTTAATGAAAGAACAAAAAAATATCATGCAAAAGGGTGGAACAATGAGACTAGGAGATTGGAAATGCTCTTTAATAGAGACATCTAAAATTTTTTCTATTTATGGAAAGAAAGACATTTTTGAAAGACATCGTCATAGATATGAATTTAATAACGCCTATTTAGAAAGTTTTTCTAATGCCGGTATGAAGGTCGTAGGAATAAATCCAGAAACAGGTTTGGTAGAAGCCATCGAATTAGATAATCATGTTTTTTTCTTAGGAGTTCAGTATCATCCTGAGTATAATAGCACTGTGACACATCCTCATCCTTTGTTTACTTATTTTGTACAAATTTCTAAAAATTATAAATCATTTGATTCTCAGAATTATCATTATGTATGA
- the clpX gene encoding ATP-dependent Clp protease ATP-binding subunit ClpX, with amino-acid sequence MEDSLKCNFCGRKKNEITFLISGMSGHICNFCIEKTYSIIHRQFSTEKKNVEEKKTIEIKKPKEIKKFLDKYVIGQNEAKKIISVAVYNHYKRLIHFLNKKEGNNDVEIEKSNILLIGNTGTGKTLLAKSISKLLKIPFTIADATALTEAGYVGEDVESILTRLLQSANYDVSSAEKGIVFIDEIDKISRKKNNPSLTRDVSGEGVQQALLKILEGSIINVPPQGGRKHPDQKMIPINTENILFIAGGTFDGIENIISDRIHQFSIGFINPNKKNKNEKNFLKNITANDLRKFGLIPELIGRFPIITYLNSLDKIMLKKILIEPKNSLIKQYKKLFDLDQISIEVTDEVLDMIINKTLELGLGARGLRSFCERIFVDYMFNIEEINKNQILNIDKEMVIEKFNGL; translated from the coding sequence ATGGAAGATTCATTAAAATGCAATTTTTGTGGAAGAAAAAAAAATGAAATTACCTTTCTCATATCAGGTATGAGTGGCCATATTTGCAATTTTTGTATAGAAAAAACATACTCCATAATTCACAGACAATTTTCTACGGAAAAAAAAAATGTGGAAGAAAAAAAAACAATAGAAATAAAGAAGCCAAAAGAAATAAAAAAATTTCTAGATAAATATGTGATAGGACAAAATGAAGCGAAAAAGATTATATCTGTGGCTGTATATAATCATTACAAACGTCTAATCCATTTTCTTAATAAAAAAGAAGGAAATAATGATGTAGAAATAGAAAAATCTAATATTTTATTAATAGGAAATACAGGAACGGGAAAAACATTACTTGCCAAAAGTATTTCTAAACTTTTAAAAATTCCTTTTACCATAGCAGATGCTACAGCATTAACTGAAGCAGGATATGTAGGAGAAGATGTAGAATCTATTTTAACTAGATTATTGCAATCAGCCAATTACGATGTAAGTTCCGCGGAAAAAGGAATTGTATTTATAGACGAAATAGATAAAATTTCTAGAAAAAAAAATAATCCATCTCTCACTAGAGATGTATCTGGAGAAGGAGTTCAGCAAGCTTTGCTAAAAATCCTAGAAGGATCAATTATTAACGTTCCTCCACAAGGAGGACGGAAACATCCAGATCAAAAAATGATACCAATTAATACGGAGAACATCTTATTTATTGCTGGGGGAACATTCGACGGAATAGAAAACATTATATCTGACAGAATTCATCAATTTTCTATAGGATTTATTAATCCTAATAAAAAAAATAAAAATGAAAAAAATTTTTTGAAAAATATTACTGCTAACGACTTAAGAAAATTTGGATTGATCCCCGAACTTATAGGAAGGTTCCCTATTATTACTTATCTAAATTCATTAGATAAAATTATGTTAAAAAAAATATTGATAGAACCAAAAAATTCTTTAATTAAACAATATAAAAAACTATTTGATTTGGATCAAATCTCTATTGAAGTGACAGATGAAGTTTTAGATATGATAATAAATAAAACCCTTGAATTGGGTTTAGGTGCAAGGGGATTACGTTCTTTCTGTGAAAGAATATTTGTAGACTACATGTTTAATATAGAAGAGATAAATAAAAATCAAATATTAAACATAGATAAAGAAATGGTTATAGAAAAATTTAACGGATTGTAG
- the obgE gene encoding GTPase ObgE: protein MKDNFIDLIKIYCKSGDGGKGAIHFHRGKSISRGVSDGGNGGKGGDIIMRGNSNIHTFFHLKYKRHWIAYSGSPGKKKNLTGANGKDLFIEVPIGTIVKDSNQNILAEFTRNFQEKVLFQGGIGGKGNAFFKSSKRRSPRYAQSGIKTKGSWIILELKILADVGIIGFPNTGKSTLLSKITRARPKIGNFCFTTTIPNFGIVKMNYDSFTVADIPGIIEKASEGKGLGYNFLRHVERNFILLFLISANTENQKMEYLTLLNELKNFNPKLLSKKRLLAISKSDLIDKRMKNKIKKNFFLLKESVIFISSFTGDGILQLKKELWNSVRENEKKK, encoded by the coding sequence ATGAAAGATAATTTCATAGATCTTATCAAGATTTATTGTAAAAGTGGAGATGGAGGAAAAGGAGCCATTCACTTTCATAGAGGAAAATCTATAAGTAGAGGAGTATCTGATGGTGGAAATGGAGGAAAAGGAGGAGATATTATTATGCGAGGGAATTCTAATATTCATACATTTTTTCATTTAAAATACAAGAGACATTGGATCGCATATTCTGGTTCTCCAGGAAAGAAAAAAAATTTAACCGGAGCTAATGGAAAAGATTTATTCATAGAAGTTCCTATAGGAACTATTGTTAAAGATAGTAATCAAAACATATTAGCAGAATTTACTAGAAATTTTCAAGAAAAAGTTTTATTCCAAGGAGGAATAGGTGGAAAAGGGAATGCTTTTTTTAAGAGTTCAAAAAGAAGGTCTCCTCGTTATGCACAATCTGGAATAAAGACTAAGGGAAGTTGGATAATTTTGGAATTGAAAATACTAGCAGACGTTGGAATTATTGGATTTCCTAACACAGGAAAATCCACTTTACTATCCAAAATTACAAGAGCAAGACCAAAAATAGGAAATTTTTGTTTTACTACTACAATTCCAAATTTTGGAATAGTTAAGATGAATTATGATTCATTTACAGTAGCTGATATTCCAGGAATTATAGAAAAAGCTTCTGAAGGAAAAGGGTTAGGATACAATTTTTTAAGACATGTAGAACGTAATTTTATTTTACTATTTTTAATTTCTGCAAATACAGAAAATCAGAAAATGGAATATTTAACTTTATTAAATGAATTAAAAAATTTTAATCCAAAATTATTAAGTAAAAAACGTTTATTAGCTATTTCTAAATCAGATTTGATTGATAAGAGAATGAAAAATAAAATAAAAAAAAATTTTTTCCTTCTAAAAGAAAGTGTTATTTTTATTTCTTCTTTTACAGGAGACGGAATCCTTCAGCTAAAAAAGGAATTATGGAATTCGGTTAGGGAGAATGAAAAAAAAAAATAA
- a CDS encoding adenylate kinase family protein, producing MIHIVLFGPPGCGKGTQARILKKKFGLIHLSTGVMFRHHIKCQTSLGKLVRYYLKKGLLVPDRITTNMLNVEIKKSISSRGIIYDGYPRTKNQVFSLEEILKEKSIGKIDIIFDFSIEKNLLINRLLNRGKISYRDDDTDIITVKKRIEEYEKETACIWNEEKWKNIIVKVKASFSIEDVSLFIEKKIMNFFE from the coding sequence ATGATACATATAGTATTATTTGGTCCACCAGGATGTGGAAAAGGGACTCAAGCAAGAATTTTAAAAAAAAAATTTGGATTGATTCATTTATCTACTGGCGTCATGTTTAGACATCATATAAAGTGTCAAACAAGTTTAGGAAAACTGGTTCGTTATTATCTTAAAAAAGGATTGTTAGTTCCTGATCGGATTACTACAAATATGTTGAATGTAGAAATAAAAAAATCTATTTCATCTAGGGGGATTATTTATGATGGATATCCAAGAACAAAAAATCAAGTTTTTTCTTTAGAGGAAATATTAAAAGAGAAATCTATAGGAAAAATAGATATAATTTTTGATTTTTCTATTGAAAAAAACTTGTTAATTAATAGATTATTGAATAGAGGAAAAATAAGTTATCGTGATGATGATACGGATATTATAACAGTTAAAAAAAGAATAGAAGAATATGAGAAAGAAACTGCATGTATTTGGAATGAAGAAAAATGGAAAAATATTATTGTAAAAGTTAAAGCTTCTTTTTCTATAGAAGATGTATCTCTTTTTATTGAAAAAAAAATCATGAATTTTTTTGAATGA
- the lpdA gene encoding dihydrolipoyl dehydrogenase — MYFDVIVLGSGPGGYVASIRAAQLGMKTALIERESLGGVCLNCGCIPTKSLLNTAKNLQKIRENKDLFGIKNPLEINFSKIISKSRQVVDTMKNGLSFLMKKNGIHVIYGNAKLKNGKKIEIFKNGEKFEECCASHIVIATGSRSKIDNKTIPQDGKKIIGYKEALSLTFLPKRIIIIGSGSVGLEFSYFYHSMGSKVTIIEQCSKLFPNGDEEISDQLKSSFDKRGIQCYVSSFVRGINCNNKEILVDIHTLDRDFSLEADIVISAIGTVSNIEFLGLEEVGVYTKKGFIVVDENYRTNVEGYYAIGDVIEGPSLAHVASHEAIVCIENIKGLNPQKIDYNNIPKCVYCLPEIASVGYTEREAREKGYQIKIGKFPFSALGKSVCDGNTEGFVKVIFDDQYDEWLGCHMIGNHVTDIISEVVVARKLEATNHEIITCIHPHPSLSESILEAIAHAYGKAIHL, encoded by the coding sequence ATGTATTTTGATGTGATTGTCTTGGGAAGTGGACCTGGAGGTTATGTAGCCTCTATACGTGCAGCGCAGTTAGGAATGAAAACTGCTTTAATTGAGAGAGAATCTTTAGGAGGAGTCTGCTTGAATTGTGGATGCATTCCCACTAAATCTCTTTTAAATACTGCTAAAAATTTACAAAAAATAAGAGAAAATAAGGATTTATTTGGGATCAAAAATCCATTAGAAATTAATTTTTCTAAAATCATATCTAAAAGTAGACAAGTGGTGGATACCATGAAAAATGGTCTATCATTTTTAATGAAAAAAAATGGAATTCATGTTATTTATGGAAATGCTAAGTTAAAAAATGGAAAAAAAATTGAAATTTTTAAAAATGGAGAAAAATTTGAAGAATGTTGCGCTTCACATATTGTCATAGCTACGGGATCTAGATCTAAAATAGATAATAAAACAATTCCCCAAGATGGAAAAAAAATAATAGGATATAAAGAAGCACTTTCTCTTACTTTTTTGCCTAAAAGAATAATTATTATTGGATCTGGTTCTGTTGGATTAGAGTTTTCTTATTTTTATCATTCTATGGGATCAAAAGTCACCATTATAGAACAATGTTCTAAGCTTTTTCCAAATGGAGATGAGGAGATATCTGATCAATTAAAATCTTCTTTTGATAAAAGAGGAATTCAATGTTATGTTTCTTCTTTTGTAAGAGGAATTAATTGTAATAATAAAGAGATTTTAGTTGATATTCATACTCTTGATAGAGATTTTTCTTTAGAAGCAGATATAGTGATCTCTGCTATTGGAACAGTATCCAATATTGAATTCCTAGGATTAGAAGAAGTAGGTGTTTATACTAAAAAAGGTTTTATTGTTGTAGATGAAAATTATAGAACTAATGTAGAAGGATATTATGCAATTGGAGATGTTATAGAAGGACCTTCTTTAGCTCATGTAGCATCACATGAAGCAATTGTATGTATAGAAAATATCAAAGGATTAAATCCTCAAAAAATCGATTATAATAATATTCCTAAATGTGTTTATTGTTTACCTGAAATTGCTTCAGTAGGTTATACAGAAAGAGAAGCTAGAGAAAAAGGATATCAAATTAAAATAGGAAAATTTCCTTTTAGTGCTCTCGGAAAATCTGTTTGTGATGGAAATACAGAAGGATTTGTTAAAGTTATTTTTGATGATCAGTATGATGAATGGTTAGGCTGTCATATGATTGGAAATCATGTAACAGATATAATTTCCGAAGTTGTGGTTGCTAGAAAGTTAGAAGCTACAAATCATGAAATAATAACATGTATTCACCCACATCCTTCATTAAGTGAATCTATTTTAGAGGCTATTGCTCATGCTTATGGAAAAGCTATTCATTTGTGA
- the fsa gene encoding fructose-6-phosphate aldolase has translation MKFFIDTANLEEIKKAKALGILDGVTTNPSLISKESIDKKSIMNHYISICNLLENEEDVSAEIISTNYIDMIQESEELTLLHPKIVVKIPMCEDGVKAIKFLSKKNIKTNCTLVFSIGQAILAAKSGSYYVSPFLGRLDDISYNGLNLIKDIKNVYENYHFETNILAASIRHPLHIIECAKIGIYAVTSPLKVLCELVKHPLTNTGLNKFLDDYKRKF, from the coding sequence ATGAAGTTTTTTATAGATACAGCTAATTTAGAAGAAATTAAAAAAGCTAAAGCATTAGGAATATTAGATGGCGTTACAACTAATCCTTCTTTAATATCTAAAGAATCTATTGATAAAAAATCGATAATGAATCATTATATATCCATTTGTAATCTTTTAGAAAATGAAGAAGACGTGAGTGCAGAAATAATTAGTACGAATTATATAGATATGATTCAAGAAAGTGAAGAACTTACACTTTTACACCCAAAAATTGTAGTAAAAATTCCCATGTGTGAAGATGGGGTTAAAGCTATAAAATTTTTATCAAAAAAAAATATTAAAACTAATTGTACTCTTGTTTTCTCCATAGGACAAGCTATTCTTGCGGCAAAATCTGGTTCCTATTATGTATCTCCATTTTTAGGAAGACTAGATGATATATCATATAATGGACTTAATTTGATAAAAGACATAAAGAATGTTTATGAAAATTATCATTTTGAAACAAATATTTTAGCGGCTTCAATACGTCATCCTTTACATATCATAGAATGTGCCAAGATAGGAATTTATGCAGTTACTTCTCCTTTAAAAGTTCTATGTGAACTTGTAAAACACCCACTTACGAATACGGGACTAAATAAATTTTTAGACGATTATAAAAGAAAATTTTAA
- a CDS encoding outer membrane protein assembly factor BamD, giving the protein MNNKVIFLSLFMIIFSCYKDQHVSKNFDNHIFPSFFHRNPSNPFFSKNEISILKNIFKNWNFFSKKDLSNSNGYNSEENRLFKHGFNEFINSLNFDLDQTKTRAAVDTLNEFITKYPNSQKIQEIRNILVKLIKRLEKRDYYIANTYFFMHKYKASLIYFKDFIKKYPKSIYKENALYKICIITYKMADNREKASDFFDAYQRYIKLYPDSSFKIRKLNIFYKKLLKL; this is encoded by the coding sequence ATGAATAATAAAGTAATCTTTTTATCATTATTTATGATAATTTTTTCTTGTTACAAAGATCAACATGTATCAAAAAATTTTGATAATCATATTTTTCCTTCTTTTTTCCATAGAAATCCTTCCAATCCTTTTTTTTCTAAAAATGAAATTTCAATATTGAAAAATATTTTCAAGAATTGGAATTTTTTTTCAAAAAAAGATCTTTCTAATTCTAATGGTTATAATTCGGAAGAAAATCGTTTGTTTAAACATGGATTTAATGAATTTATCAATTCATTAAATTTTGATCTGGATCAGACGAAAACTCGTGCAGCTGTTGATACTTTAAATGAATTTATTACAAAGTATCCAAACAGTCAAAAAATACAAGAAATTAGAAATATTTTAGTTAAACTGATAAAAAGACTTGAAAAAAGGGATTATTATATAGCTAATACTTATTTTTTTATGCATAAATATAAAGCTTCTTTAATTTATTTTAAGGACTTTATCAAAAAATATCCAAAAAGTATTTATAAAGAAAATGCTTTATACAAAATTTGTATTATTACATATAAAATGGCAGATAATAGAGAAAAAGCATCAGATTTTTTTGATGCCTATCAAAGATATATAAAATTATATCCTGATTCTTCTTTTAAAATAAGGAAGTTGAATATTTTTTATAAAAAATTATTGAAATTATGA
- a CDS encoding ferritin codes for MFNEKIQIGLKKQLNRELESSQLYLSMASWMECQHGSLEGISNFLYDHSDEERKHMLRLIRYINKRGGSSDIFMKSTFLEEVSYNSLKELFQKLFEHEKIISKEINSLVELSLQERDYFTYNFLQWYIEEQIEEEALTKMILDKIILVEKDKAGLYLFDRDIKNFHQKMKSSCKS; via the coding sequence ATGTTCAATGAAAAAATACAGATAGGTTTAAAAAAACAATTAAATAGAGAATTAGAATCTTCTCAACTATATTTATCTATGGCATCTTGGATGGAATGTCAACATGGAAGTTTGGAAGGGATCTCTAATTTTTTATATGATCATTCAGATGAAGAAAGAAAACATATGTTAAGATTAATAAGATATATTAACAAAAGAGGAGGGTCTTCAGATATTTTCATGAAAAGCACTTTTCTTGAAGAAGTTTCGTATAATTCTTTAAAAGAATTATTTCAAAAATTGTTTGAACACGAAAAAATAATTTCTAAAGAAATTAATTCTTTGGTAGAATTATCTTTACAAGAAAGAGATTATTTTACTTATAATTTTTTGCAATGGTATATTGAAGAACAAATAGAAGAAGAAGCTTTGACTAAAATGATCTTAGATAAGATCATTTTAGTTGAAAAAGATAAGGCTGGATTATATTTATTTGATCGAGATATAAAAAATTTTCATCAAAAAATGAAATCATCATGTAAATCATGA
- the dapA gene encoding 4-hydroxy-tetrahydrodipicolinate synthase yields the protein MKKLHGTGVALVTPFKKDGKIDFEGLEKIVKRVAKNKVDYLVLLGTTAETATLKKEEKKNIIECVKNINQTKLPLILGIGGNNTKDIIEKIKNINLDDFSAILSVSPYYNRPSQEGIYQHFKSIVNNTDARIIIYNVPKRTGSNILPDTVIRLANDFENIIGIKEASGNILQSYKIIEKKPKSFGLISGDDFITLPVILGGGDGVISVIAQGFPKEISEMVSLAKKDKVQEAFSIFYKIINMIELIYEEGNPTGIKTLLKILKICNSYVRLPLIKGTFFLEKKIENKLNTYKLV from the coding sequence ATGAAAAAATTACATGGAACAGGTGTAGCGTTGGTTACTCCTTTTAAAAAAGATGGAAAAATTGATTTCGAAGGACTTGAAAAAATTGTAAAACGTGTAGCAAAAAATAAAGTAGATTATTTGGTTCTATTAGGTACTACAGCTGAAACAGCTACTTTAAAAAAAGAAGAAAAAAAAAATATAATTGAATGCGTTAAAAATATTAATCAGACAAAACTTCCCTTAATATTAGGTATAGGAGGAAATAATACAAAAGACATTATAGAAAAAATAAAGAATATAAATTTGGACGATTTTTCTGCAATTCTTTCTGTTTCTCCATATTATAATAGACCCTCTCAAGAGGGAATATATCAACATTTTAAATCTATTGTTAATAACACGGATGCTAGAATAATCATTTATAATGTTCCTAAGAGAACTGGATCTAATATTCTTCCAGACACAGTTATTAGATTAGCTAATGATTTTGAGAATATAATAGGAATAAAAGAAGCTTCTGGAAACATCTTACAGTCTTATAAAATTATCGAAAAAAAACCAAAAAGTTTTGGTTTAATATCAGGAGATGATTTTATCACTTTACCTGTAATATTAGGAGGAGGAGATGGAGTAATTTCAGTAATTGCACAAGGATTTCCAAAGGAAATTTCTGAAATGGTGTCTTTAGCAAAAAAAGATAAGGTTCAAGAGGCGTTTTCCATTTTTTATAAAATAATCAATATGATTGAACTTATTTATGAAGAAGGAAATCCTACAGGAATTAAAACTTTATTAAAGATTTTAAAAATCTGTAACTCTTATGTCCGATTACCATTGATAAAGGGAACTTTTTTTTTAGAGAAAAAAATAGAAAATAAATTAAACACCTATAAATTAGTATAA
- a CDS encoding RNA recognition motif domain-containing protein, producing the protein MDNTKLYVGNLSYEMTEQELKKYFESIGEVTHAKIIFDESTSNKRSKGFGFIEMSNEENAKQAIEKLNGTEFMGRNIIVSAARPRARKDY; encoded by the coding sequence ATGGACAATACGAAATTATACGTTGGAAATTTATCTTATGAGATGACAGAACAAGAATTAAAAAAATATTTTGAATCTATAGGAGAAGTAACTCATGCAAAAATTATTTTTGATGAATCTACATCTAATAAAAGAAGCAAGGGTTTTGGATTTATAGAAATGTCTAATGAAGAGAACGCGAAACAAGCTATAGAAAAACTAAATGGAACAGAATTTATGGGAAGAAATATTATTGTTTCTGCGGCGAGACCAAGAGCGAGAAAAGACTATTAA
- the pncB gene encoding nicotinate phosphoribosyltransferase — protein MNEFPIIGSLLDNDFYKFTMQNAIIKLFPSAQAKYELINRGKHSFPKNFSKILKDHLKRMSNLKLSNKERIFLEKNCPYLDSSYLDSLEEYQYNPKEVHIFQNGKNIQIYIEGLWSRTILWEVPLMAIISELYYHLTGAKRISDQKIIFLTRKKLAEYKKLNVEIGEYGTRRRYSYEVQKLVLKILKEEGNSFFMGSSNVHFSQIFSKKPLGTHGHEWVMFHAAKYGFNIADRIAMENWSHIYGRNLGIALSDTYTSSIFFQNFNKKLANIFEGIRHDSGNPFSFIDETIKHYNELKINPLKKKIIFSDNLDPYRVAKISSFCKKKINPFFGIGTNFTNDVGPPSMNIVIKMVKALPEKKWISVVKLSNVKEKSTGNKNMILLAKKILHLPS, from the coding sequence ATGAATGAATTCCCTATTATAGGGTCTTTATTAGACAATGATTTTTACAAATTTACCATGCAAAATGCCATAATAAAATTGTTTCCCTCTGCACAAGCAAAATATGAATTGATCAATCGTGGAAAACACTCTTTTCCAAAGAATTTTTCCAAAATATTAAAAGATCATCTAAAAAGAATGTCCAACTTAAAACTATCAAATAAAGAAAGAATTTTTTTAGAAAAAAATTGTCCTTATTTAGACTCTTCTTACTTAGATTCTTTAGAAGAATATCAATACAATCCAAAAGAAGTTCATATATTCCAGAATGGAAAAAATATACAAATCTATATAGAAGGATTGTGGAGTAGAACTATTTTATGGGAAGTTCCTTTAATGGCGATAATATCTGAATTGTATTATCATTTAACAGGAGCAAAACGTATTTCTGATCAAAAGATTATCTTTCTAACAAGAAAAAAATTAGCTGAATACAAAAAGTTAAATGTTGAAATCGGAGAGTATGGAACTAGAAGAAGATATTCTTATGAAGTTCAAAAATTAGTTTTAAAAATTCTCAAAGAGGAAGGAAATTCTTTTTTTATGGGAAGCAGCAACGTTCACTTCTCTCAGATTTTTTCAAAAAAACCTCTTGGAACTCATGGACATGAATGGGTAATGTTTCATGCAGCTAAATATGGTTTCAATATAGCTGATCGAATAGCTATGGAAAACTGGTCCCATATATATGGAAGAAATTTAGGAATAGCTTTATCCGATACATATACCTCTTCTATATTCTTCCAAAATTTCAATAAAAAACTAGCAAATATCTTCGAAGGAATTAGACATGACAGTGGAAATCCATTTTCATTTATTGATGAAACTATAAAACATTATAATGAATTGAAAATAAATCCTCTGAAAAAAAAAATTATATTTTCTGATAATCTAGATCCATATAGAGTAGCTAAGATTTCCTCTTTTTGCAAAAAAAAAATAAATCCATTTTTTGGAATAGGTACTAATTTTACTAATGATGTAGGACCTCCTTCTATGAACATAGTCATAAAAATGGTAAAAGCTCTACCGGAAAAAAAATGGATTTCTGTTGTGAAACTCTCTAATGTGAAGGAAAAATCCACAGGAAATAAAAACATGATTCTTTTGGCTAAAAAAATTCTTCATCTTCCATCCTAA